In Rhodococcus qingshengii JCM 15477, the sequence CCTTCTCCGTCATGTCCCAGAAACGATCCACCGTCTCCAAGATCGCAGCCCGAGAAGCAGCGATCTCGGCCGCCGCCTCACCGATCGCGAACAGCACGTACGGATCTTCCTTGATCGGAACACCACTGACCGTCACACGCTCACGCTGCGCCGCCATGTTGCACGCCAACGCACCCTCAGCGATACCGATCAACGACGAAGTGATCCCCAACGGGAAAATGCACGAGAACGGGAACTTGTACAACGTCTCCGTACGGCCCGCTTCCTTCCACGCCGTCCCGTCGAAAACCTTTCCCGCATCAAGAGTCCGATACGTCGGCAAGAACGCATCCTTGACGATCAGATCCTTCGACCCGGTTCCGCGCAGGCCCACGACATTCCAGCTGTCCTGGTCGATGTCGTAATCCGAACGCGGCAACAACACGTGCAGAATCTTCGGCGGCATCAACGGCTTGCCGGACTCGTCACCGACCATCGCACCGATCATGATCCAGTCACAATGATCGGTACCCGAGGAGAACGACCAACGACCGTTGAGGATGTACCCACCCTCGACCGGCCTCGCCACACCCATCGGCGCATACGGCGACGCCATCCACGTATCAGGATCGGTTCCCCACACCTCTTCCTGAGCCTTGCGGTCGAAGAACGCAAGCTCCCACGGATGCACACCGACGATGCCGCTGACCCAGCCCGTGGCACCATCCATCGCACCGATAGCCATTGCCGTCTCGGCGAATTCACGCGGATGCGCCTCGAGGCCTCCGAACTCCTTCGGCTGCAACATCCGGATGACGCCGGCGTCGCGCAAACGCTTCGCGCTGCCGTCCGTCAAGCGCATCAGCTTGTCGCCCTCGACCCCGTCGGCGCGGATCTCGTCGGCGAACTGTGAGATGTTGTCCAGAACCTGACCCATGATCTTCCGCCTCCATTGATAGTCGATCAACGACCATTAAAGTAGAACACGTTCTAGAAACTTGCGGAAGTGAAATGGCCGACATTTCTTACACTCACACGGTCTGCAGTTCCGACGGGAGTTCGACGGCGTCGCTACCCGAGGCCGCAAGCAACTGTGCGTATCGCCCACCTTGTTGCACAAGTTCGTCGTGGGTGCCCTTTTCCACAACCACGCCCTGGTCGAGGACCGCGATGAGATCCGCATCTCGAACCGTGGAGAGTCGGTGCGCTACAACAAGAGTGGTGCGTCCGACCATCAGCTCGTCGAGCGCGTCCTGCAACGCACGTTCAGTGCGATTGTCCAAGGCGCTCGTCGCCTCGTCGAGGACGAGGATCGGCGGATTCCGCAGGACTGTGCGCGCGATCGCTATGCGCTGTTTCTCACCGCCGGAGAATCGGTAGCCGCGCTCGCCGACCATGGTGTCGTACCCGTCGTCGAGACCGGAAATGAACTCGTGGATCTGCGCGATGCGCGCTGCCTGCTCGATCTCGGCGTCCGTGGCGTCGGGTTTCGCGAACCGAAGGTTCTCACGAATCGTCGTGTGGAAGAGATACGTCTCCTGCGACACCACACCTACCAGGTCGGAGACCGTCGCCAGATCGAGGTCCCGCAGATCGACGTCGTCGATTCTCACCGATCCCGCAGTCGGGTCGTACAGACGTGCGGCCAAGTATCCGAGAGTGGTCTTGCCCGAACCCGTGGAGCCGACAAGCGCCAAGGTTCCGCCGGCCGGGACCGTGAGGTCGATGTTGTCGAGGGTCTTGCTGTCGGTTCCTGGATACGAGAAGTCGACGTGGTCGAACCGAAGTTCGCCGGACATCTTGGTGCGGTCGAAGCTCTTCGACTCTTCCGGATCCGCGATGTCGATCGGCAGATCCAGGTACTCGAACACGCGACTGAACAGTGCCATCGAGCTCTGCACCTCGACGCCCGTGTTGAGCAGCATCATGGTGGGGCGGAACAATTGTGTTTGCAGCGTGGTGAATGCGACGAGGGTGCCGACGGTGATGGTGTTGCCGTGATCGAGAGTGAATCCGGCAAACCAGTAGACCAGTGCAGGCATGGCTGCGAAGGTGATCGACATGGTCGCCATGCGCCACTTGCCGGCCATCATGGCCCGGAGTTCGACGTCTGCGACTTCCGCTGAACGCTCGGTGAATCGATCCGTCAGAGCCGACTTCGCGCCGGTCGTCTTGCCGAGGAGAATGCCACTGACGGAGAGAGATTCCTCCACCTGGACCGACAGATCACTGAGTAGCTTCTGCCGCTTACCCGAGATCTTGCGGCGCTCGTCACCGATCTTGCGTGCGATACGGATGAACACCGGCAAGATCGCCAGCGAGAAGATGGCAAGCCGCCAATCCAGAAGGAACAGAGCAACAATGGTGGCTGCCACGGTCGTTGCATTCTGCGCGATGGACGTTGCCGTGTTGGTGACCACCGACTGCATACCGCCGATGTCGTTGGCAATACGCGACTGAACTTCTCCGGTTCGGGTTCGAGCGAAGAATCCGAGCGACTGATTCTGCAGATGCGAGTAGACCCGCACGCGCAGTTGGTGCATCAGTTTCTGGCCGATGCTGTTGGACATCCAGGTCTGCGCCACGCCGAGACAGCTCGTGATCACGGCAATAGCGATCATGCCGATGGCCAGAACGCTCACGAGTCCGAGGTTCTTGTCCGGGATCGCCTTGTCGAGCATTTCGCGTAGGAGCAGCGGGCTGCCCAGCGCCACGATCGCGCTGAGTGTGATGACCGCGGTGACGATGGCGATCTGAGTTCGATACGGCGCAAACAGTCCGAGTACGCGCTTTGCCGGTACGGATTCCGCCGGAGTGATCTCGACAGCGGATCGTTCGATGTTTCGCATGTGATCTGGTTTCACGTTCTACCTCCTGGAGGCTTTCTCACCCTAGTTTCATATTGATGAGGTTACCTCACTATGAGGCTGACACCAACAACGCTAGACTGACGCCATGCATTCCCGAGAGCGCGAACTCACCGACGTCGTGATGTCCGTGGCACGGCTCATCCGCCGACGTCAGGTGGCAGCGCTGGAACCATTCGGTCTCTCGCCGTCGCAAAGCCGAGCGCTGCGAGTACTGACCCGAGTGGGCGAGCCGGTTCGACTCGGGTTTCTTGCCGAGCGATTGCGCATCGTTCCGCGGTCGGCGACCGACGTCGTGGATTCCCTCGAAGAGGCCGGATGGGTGCGCCGCACTCCCGATCCGAACGATCGGCGAGCTGTATTACTCGAGCTCACCGACGCCGGCGCTACCCTCGCTGCCGACGTCGCGAAAGCTCAACGACGCGAATCCTCGGATGTGTTCGACGACCTCGACGAATCGGAGCGAGCAACTCTCACCGAACTTCTCGAGCGAGTGGACGCGGGGCAC encodes:
- a CDS encoding MarR family winged helix-turn-helix transcriptional regulator; protein product: MHSRERELTDVVMSVARLIRRRQVAALEPFGLSPSQSRALRVLTRVGEPVRLGFLAERLRIVPRSATDVVDSLEEAGWVRRTPDPNDRRAVLLELTDAGATLAADVAKAQRRESSDVFDDLDESERATLTELLERVDAGHDSRPRDCPKPSV
- a CDS encoding acyl-CoA dehydrogenase family protein; the protein is MGQVLDNISQFADEIRADGVEGDKLMRLTDGSAKRLRDAGVIRMLQPKEFGGLEAHPREFAETAMAIGAMDGATGWVSGIVGVHPWELAFFDRKAQEEVWGTDPDTWMASPYAPMGVARPVEGGYILNGRWSFSSGTDHCDWIMIGAMVGDESGKPLMPPKILHVLLPRSDYDIDQDSWNVVGLRGTGSKDLIVKDAFLPTYRTLDAGKVFDGTAWKEAGRTETLYKFPFSCIFPLGITSSLIGIAEGALACNMAAQRERVTVSGVPIKEDPYVLFAIGEAAAEIAASRAAILETVDRFWDMTEKGQEVSFELRAIGRRTQTAAAWRAVRAVDEIFARSGGGALQLNTPMQRFWRDAHAGLAHAIHVPGSIFHASTLSQLGGEPKGIHRAMI
- a CDS encoding ABC transporter ATP-binding protein; this translates as MRNIERSAVEITPAESVPAKRVLGLFAPYRTQIAIVTAVITLSAIVALGSPLLLREMLDKAIPDKNLGLVSVLAIGMIAIAVITSCLGVAQTWMSNSIGQKLMHQLRVRVYSHLQNQSLGFFARTRTGEVQSRIANDIGGMQSVVTNTATSIAQNATTVAATIVALFLLDWRLAIFSLAILPVFIRIARKIGDERRKISGKRQKLLSDLSVQVEESLSVSGILLGKTTGAKSALTDRFTERSAEVADVELRAMMAGKWRMATMSITFAAMPALVYWFAGFTLDHGNTITVGTLVAFTTLQTQLFRPTMMLLNTGVEVQSSMALFSRVFEYLDLPIDIADPEESKSFDRTKMSGELRFDHVDFSYPGTDSKTLDNIDLTVPAGGTLALVGSTGSGKTTLGYLAARLYDPTAGSVRIDDVDLRDLDLATVSDLVGVVSQETYLFHTTIRENLRFAKPDATDAEIEQAARIAQIHEFISGLDDGYDTMVGERGYRFSGGEKQRIAIARTVLRNPPILVLDEATSALDNRTERALQDALDELMVGRTTLVVAHRLSTVRDADLIAVLDQGVVVEKGTHDELVQQGGRYAQLLAASGSDAVELPSELQTV